In Meleagris gallopavo isolate NT-WF06-2002-E0010 breed Aviagen turkey brand Nicholas breeding stock chromosome 5, Turkey_5.1, whole genome shotgun sequence, a single window of DNA contains:
- the KCNA4 gene encoding potassium voltage-gated channel subfamily A member 4 — protein MEVAMVSADSSGCNSHMPYGYAVQARARERERLAQSRAAAAAAVAAATAAVEGGATGGGGPYHHYHQEQSRGASSSHGGNASRSSLPNRHSGKRWKKGKKRSHHLGSRECGASFPCSELLPLSGSEERILKDVSEEEEEDEDEDEDDEEEGKLYYSADYGEDEFSYSDQPPDDGGGPGGYSSVRYSEYECCERVVINVSGLRFETQLKTLAQFPETLLGDPAKRGRYFDPLRNEYFFDRNRPSFDAILYYYQSGGRLKRPVNVPFDIFSEEVKFYQLGEEAMLKFREDEGFVKEEEDKVLPENEFKRQVWLLFEYPESSSPARGIAIVSVLVILISIVIFCLETLPEFRDDKEFIMSLSSGKGLSNESLHLDAGEHTIFNDPFFIVETVCIIWFSFEFTVRCFACPSKAHFLKNIMNIIDIVSILPYFITLGTDLAQEQGSNGQQAMSFAILRIIRLVRVFRIFKLSRHSKGLQILGHTLRASMRELGLLIFFLFIGVILFSSAVYFAEADEPATHFQSIPDAFWWAVVTMTTVGYGDMKPITVGGKIVGSLCAIAGVLTIALPVPVIVSNFNYFYHRETENEEQTQLMQNAVSCPYLPTNLLKKFRSSSSSSTEDKSEYLEMEEGVKESLCVKEKKSQDTGNSSESEKKNCVNSNSVETDV, from the coding sequence ATGGAGGTTGCAATGGTGAGTGCAGATAGCTCTGGGTGCAACAGCCATATGCCCTATGGATACGCGGTCCAAGCCCGGGCCCGAGAGAGAGAGCGGCTGGCACAATCAAGAGCCGCAGCAGCTGCAGCCGTAGCAGCAGCAACTGCAGCAGTAGAAGGGGGGGCAACAGGTGGAGGTGGACCGTATCACCACTATCACCAGGAACAGAGTCGAGGTGCTTCTTCCTCACACGGCGGGAATGCATCACGCAGCAGCCTGCCCAACCGCCACAGTGGTAAGAgatggaagaaagggaaaaagaggagCCACCACTTGGGAAGCAGGGAGTGTGGAGCATCCTTCCCCTGTTCTGAGCTGCTTCCTCTCAGTGGTTCTGAAGAGAGAATACTTAAGGACGTgagtgaggaggaagaggaggatgaagatgaggatgaagacgatgaggaagaaggaaaactcTACTACAGTGCCGACTATGGGGAGGATGAGTTTTCATACTCAGACCAGCCACCTGATGATGGTGGAGGCCCTGGGGGTTACAGCTCTGTTCGCTACAGTGAGTACGAGTGTTGTGAGCGTGTGGTGATCAATGTGTCAGGACTGCGGTTTGAGACACAACTGAAGACGTTGGCTCAGTTCCCGGAGACGTTGTTGGGTGATCCAGCGAAGCGAGGCAGATACTTTGACCCTCTCAGAAACGAATACTTCTTTGATAGGAACCGGCCCAGCTTTGATGCCATACTGTACTACTACCAGAGTGGTGGTCGGCTGAAGAGGCCAGTCAATGTACCCTTTGACATCTTCAGTGAGGAGGTGAAATTCTACCAACTCGGGGAGGAAGCCATGCTCAAGTTTAGGGAAGATGAAGGGTTTGTCAAAGAGGAAGAGGACAAAGTTTTGCCAGAGAATGAGTTCAAGAGGCAGGTCTGGCTATTGTTCGAGTACCCAGAGAGCTCCAGTCCAGCCAGAGGCATTGCCATTGTCTCCGTCTTAGTCATCTTGATCTCCATCGTCATCTTTTGTctggagactttgccggagtTCAGAGATGACAAAGAATTCATAATGTCCCTGAGCTCAGGGAAGGGTCTTTCCAATGAGTCGCTTCACTTGGACGCTGGGGAGCACACCATCTTCAATGACCCTTTTTTCATTGTAGAGACAGTATGCATTATTTGGTTCTCCTTTGAGTTTACAGTGCGCTGCTTTGCATGTCCGAGCAAAGCACACTTCCTCAAGAACATCATGAACATCATAGACATTGTCTCCATCTTGCCTTATTTCATTACTCTGGGCACTGACTTGGCGCAGGAGCAGGGCAGTAATGGTCAACAGGCCATGTCTTTTGCCATCCTGAGGATCATCCGTCTGGTCAGAGTGTTTCGCATCTTCAAGCTTTCCAGGCACTCCAAGGGTTTGCAGATCCTGGGTCACACACTCAGAGCAAGCATGAGGGAACTGGGcctcctcatttttttcctttttattggagtaattttgttttccagtgctgtttACTTCGCGGAAGCTGATGAGCCTGCCACCCATTTTCAGAGCATCCCAGATGCTTTTTGGTGGGCTGTGGTGACCATGACTACAGTTGGTTATGGGGACATGAAACCCATAACTGTGGGTGGGAAAATAGTTGGGTCCCTGTGTGCCATTGCAGGAGTGTTAACCATTGCTTTACCAGTGCCAGTGATTGTCTCCAATTTTAACTATTTCTACCACAGAGAGACTGAGAATGAAGAACAAACGCAGCTGATGCAAAATGCAGTCAGTTGCCCTTACCTCCCAACAAatttactgaagaaatttaGAAGCTCATCATCTTCATCCACAGAGGATAAATCGGAGTATTTGGAGATGGAAGAAGGAGTTAAAGAATCTCTTTgtgtaaaggagaaaaaaagtcaggaCACGGGGAATAGCAGTgagtcagagaagaaaaactgtgtAAATTCAAATTCTGTGGAAACCGATGTGTAA